A region of Pyxidicoccus parkwaysis DNA encodes the following proteins:
- a CDS encoding pyridoxamine 5'-phosphate oxidase family protein: protein MKTVNDVETLERLYGVPGKSSVLKEVDHLHPAYRPFIEQSPFMVLATSGPGGLDASPRGDPAGFVVIEDARTLLLPDRRGNNRMDSLRNIVADPRVALLFFVPGVNETLRVNGRASIVIEPSMLERFTFEGKAPRSVLRITVETVYFQCSRALVRSRLWDPSRHVTRSEFPSPGSILEALSPDEFDGGEYDRELPGRVKATLY from the coding sequence ATGAAGACCGTGAATGATGTGGAGACGCTCGAACGCCTGTACGGGGTTCCCGGAAAGTCGTCCGTGCTCAAGGAGGTGGACCACCTCCACCCCGCATACCGGCCCTTCATCGAGCAATCGCCGTTCATGGTCCTCGCCACGTCCGGCCCTGGAGGGCTGGATGCCTCGCCGCGAGGAGACCCCGCCGGGTTCGTGGTCATCGAGGACGCGCGCACGCTGCTGCTGCCCGACCGGCGAGGCAACAACCGGATGGACTCGCTGCGGAACATCGTGGCGGACCCGCGCGTCGCGCTGCTGTTCTTCGTCCCGGGCGTGAACGAAACCCTGCGGGTCAACGGCCGGGCGAGCATCGTCATCGAGCCGTCCATGCTGGAGCGCTTCACCTTCGAGGGGAAGGCGCCGCGCTCGGTGCTGCGCATCACCGTGGAGACGGTCTACTTCCAATGCAGCCGCGCGTTGGTCCGCTCCAGGCTCTGGGACCCGTCCCGGCACGTCACGCGCTCCGAGTTCCCAAGCCCCGGCTCCATTCTCGAAGCACTGAGCCCGGATGAGTTCGACGGCGGCGAGTACGACCGCGAGCTGCCCGGCCGCGTGAAGGCGACGCTGTACTGA
- a CDS encoding serine/threonine protein kinase — translation MASDVFNPARLLPGMLIGPWRLLELRGRGSFGIVFRAVHALQQDAEAVALKLAVNLWDARFAREAELLSRIHHPAVPRLLDHGHWQPRQTLSFPWLVMEWVEGLPLYEWAYAQRPSSRQVLQLLARLARALDATHSAGGLHRDVKGENILVRHSDAQPFLTDFGSGHFLGAATLTLPAFPPGTLAYRSPEAWRYIPRSGKIPAVPYSPRPGDDLFALGVTAYRLVTGKYPPVPNPEVEEAWLWLPEEHAHWTARVCNARCIPELSALVSRMLSLRPDARGSAREVAEALEQAARRAGREADVPLFTGEEPRPAGLFPRPQHVTVQRPPRPHRLPWLAAAGLGGALALSVAAFLSVSRSEQPATPQLAEQEESEAAEEPAMPQLAEQEESEEEEELAMPQLAEREESEEAKDGGTVAVGDTALTARVAPEHAPSVLSPIAVDVPPKPFPWQRRPDGSGRCPNKVQVAINGGCWLKVSVDQKDCGGAEGFEYRGACYTPVVAPPRPATSGLADRDGGS, via the coding sequence ATGGCGTCTGACGTCTTCAATCCGGCTCGCCTGCTCCCAGGAATGCTCATCGGCCCGTGGCGTCTGCTGGAGCTGCGCGGCCGGGGCTCCTTCGGCATCGTCTTCCGCGCCGTCCACGCGCTGCAGCAGGACGCCGAAGCCGTGGCCCTCAAGCTGGCCGTCAACCTGTGGGATGCGCGCTTCGCGCGTGAGGCCGAGTTGCTCTCCCGCATCCACCACCCCGCCGTCCCTCGCCTGCTGGACCATGGCCACTGGCAGCCCCGGCAGACGCTGTCCTTCCCCTGGCTCGTCATGGAGTGGGTGGAGGGCCTTCCGCTCTACGAATGGGCCTACGCTCAACGCCCGTCTTCCCGGCAGGTGCTTCAGCTTCTGGCCCGCCTCGCCCGTGCTCTCGACGCCACCCATTCGGCGGGCGGCCTCCACCGAGACGTGAAGGGCGAAAACATCCTCGTCCGCCACTCGGACGCTCAGCCCTTCCTCACGGACTTCGGCTCCGGGCACTTCCTGGGTGCAGCCACGCTCACCTTGCCGGCCTTTCCTCCCGGCACGCTCGCCTACCGCTCTCCCGAGGCGTGGCGCTACATCCCCCGCTCCGGAAAGATTCCCGCTGTCCCCTATTCACCCCGGCCCGGGGATGACCTCTTCGCCCTGGGTGTCACCGCCTATCGGCTCGTTACCGGGAAGTACCCACCGGTGCCCAACCCGGAGGTTGAGGAAGCCTGGCTCTGGCTCCCCGAGGAGCACGCGCACTGGACGGCGCGAGTCTGCAACGCTCGCTGCATTCCGGAGCTGAGCGCGCTGGTGTCGCGGATGCTCTCACTGCGCCCCGATGCACGAGGCAGCGCGCGGGAGGTGGCCGAAGCGCTGGAGCAGGCCGCGCGCAGGGCGGGACGTGAGGCGGATGTGCCGCTCTTCACGGGAGAAGAGCCGAGGCCCGCGGGCCTCTTTCCCCGCCCCCAGCACGTCACGGTGCAGCGCCCTCCGCGCCCTCACCGGTTGCCCTGGCTCGCGGCTGCAGGACTCGGAGGCGCGCTGGCGCTGAGCGTCGCGGCGTTCTTGAGCGTGAGTCGCTCCGAGCAGCCCGCGACGCCCCAGCTCGCGGAGCAGGAAGAGTCAGAAGCGGCAGAGGAGCCCGCGATGCCCCAGCTCGCGGAGCAGGAAGAGTCAGAAGAGGAAGAGGAGCTCGCGATGCCCCAGCTCGCGGAGCGGGAAGAGTCAGAAGAGGCAAAGGACGGCGGCACCGTGGCCGTCGGAGACACCGCGTTGACAGCGCGGGTGGCGCCCGAACACGCTCCCTCCGTGTTGTCACCCATCGCGGTAGACGTGCCACCAAAACCTTTCCCATGGCAGCGACGCCCGGACGGAAGCGGCCGCTGTCCCAACAAGGTGCAGGTGGCAATCAACGGCGGCTGTTGGCTCAAGGTGTCCGTGGACCAGAAGGACTGTGGTGGTGCGGAGGGCTTTGAATACAGGGGTGCATGCTACACCCCCGTTGTGGCTCCCCCTCGCCCTGCCACCTCGGGCCTTGCGGACCGAGACGGCGGTTCATAG
- a CDS encoding SMI1/KNR4 family protein, whose translation MESLLGEISRSHFPNAPATPAQLAAFEARVGWRLDPDLRAFYLHCDGATLFRPRPDADYRILSLAEIQRARIELRGQDDDSKGSASWYTLLYLQDSDYVLVDVARQQDGRYPLLDAWHETYPLEVRRIAASFGEFLERALSSGNQFFWLKE comes from the coding sequence ATGGAGAGCCTGCTCGGTGAAATTTCGCGTTCACACTTCCCCAACGCGCCCGCGACGCCCGCGCAGCTGGCCGCATTCGAAGCACGAGTGGGTTGGCGGCTCGACCCCGACCTGCGCGCGTTCTACCTGCATTGCGATGGGGCCACTCTGTTCCGCCCGCGGCCAGATGCGGACTACCGCATCCTGTCGCTCGCCGAAATCCAACGCGCCCGCATCGAGCTGCGAGGCCAGGACGACGACTCAAAGGGCTCCGCATCCTGGTACACGCTGCTCTACCTCCAGGACTCGGACTACGTGCTCGTCGACGTGGCACGGCAGCAGGACGGGAGGTACCCGCTTCTGGACGCCTGGCACGAGACCTACCCGCTCGAAGTCCGGCGGATTGCGGCATCCTTCGGCGAGTTCCTGGAGCGGGCGCTCAGCAGCGGGAACCAGTTCTTCTGGCTGAAGGAGTAG
- a CDS encoding serine/threonine protein kinase — MASDVFNPARLLPGMLIGPWRLLELRGRGSFGIVFRAVHALQQDAEAVALKLAVNLWDARFAREAELLSRIHHPAVPRLLDHGHWQPRQTLSFPWLVMEWVEGLPLYEWAYAQRPSSRQVLQLLARLARALDATHSAGGLHRDVKGENILVRHSDAQPFLTDFGSGHFLGAATLTLPAFPPGTLAYRSPEAWRYIPRSGKIPAVPYSPRPGDDLFALGVTAYRLVTGKYPPVPNPEVEEAWLWLPEEHAHWTARVCNARCIPELSALVSRMLSLRPDARGSAREVAEALEQAARRAGREADVPLFTGEEPRPAGLFPRPQHVTVQRPPRPHRLPWLAAAGLGGALALSVAAFLSVSRSEQPATPQLAEQEESEAAEEPAMPQLAEQEESEEEEELAMPQLAEREESEEAKDGGTVAVGDTALTARVAPEQAPSVLSPIAEEPPSKPLPGQRRPDGTGRCPSKLQVAINGGCWMKVPVDQKDCDGADGFEYKGACYLPVLARPRPSTSGPAGRDGGS, encoded by the coding sequence ATGGCGTCTGACGTCTTCAATCCGGCTCGCCTGCTCCCAGGAATGCTCATCGGCCCGTGGCGTCTGCTGGAGCTGCGCGGCCGGGGCTCCTTCGGCATCGTCTTCCGCGCCGTCCACGCGCTGCAGCAGGACGCCGAAGCCGTGGCCCTCAAGCTGGCCGTCAACCTGTGGGATGCGCGCTTCGCGCGTGAGGCCGAGTTGCTCTCCCGCATCCACCACCCCGCCGTCCCTCGCCTGCTGGACCATGGCCACTGGCAGCCCCGGCAGACGCTGTCCTTCCCCTGGCTCGTCATGGAGTGGGTGGAGGGCCTTCCGCTCTACGAATGGGCCTACGCTCAACGCCCGTCTTCCCGGCAGGTGCTTCAGCTTCTGGCCCGCCTCGCCCGTGCTCTCGACGCCACCCATTCGGCGGGCGGCCTCCACCGAGACGTGAAGGGCGAAAACATCCTCGTCCGCCACTCGGACGCTCAGCCCTTCCTCACGGACTTCGGCTCCGGGCACTTCCTGGGTGCAGCCACGCTCACCTTGCCGGCCTTTCCTCCCGGCACGCTCGCCTACCGCTCTCCCGAGGCGTGGCGCTACATCCCCCGCTCCGGAAAGATTCCCGCTGTCCCCTATTCACCCCGGCCCGGGGATGACCTCTTCGCCCTGGGTGTCACCGCCTATCGGCTCGTTACCGGGAAGTACCCACCGGTGCCCAACCCGGAGGTTGAGGAAGCCTGGCTCTGGCTCCCCGAGGAGCACGCGCACTGGACGGCGCGAGTCTGCAACGCTCGCTGCATTCCGGAGCTGAGCGCGCTGGTGTCGCGGATGCTCTCACTGCGCCCCGATGCACGAGGCAGCGCGCGGGAGGTGGCCGAAGCGCTGGAGCAGGCCGCGCGCAGGGCGGGACGTGAGGCGGATGTGCCGCTCTTCACGGGAGAAGAGCCGAGGCCCGCGGGCCTCTTTCCCCGCCCCCAGCACGTCACGGTGCAGCGCCCTCCGCGCCCTCACCGGTTGCCCTGGCTCGCGGCTGCAGGACTCGGAGGCGCGCTGGCGCTGAGCGTCGCGGCGTTCTTGAGCGTGAGTCGCTCCGAGCAGCCCGCGACGCCCCAGCTCGCGGAGCAGGAAGAGTCAGAAGCGGCAGAGGAGCCCGCGATGCCCCAGCTCGCGGAGCAGGAAGAGTCAGAAGAGGAAGAGGAGCTCGCGATGCCCCAGCTCGCGGAGCGGGAAGAGTCAGAAGAGGCAAAGGACGGCGGCACCGTGGCCGTTGGGGACACCGCGCTGACAGCGCGGGTGGCGCCCGAACAAGCCCCCTCCGTGTTGTCACCCATCGCGGAAGAGCCGCCATCGAAACCCCTCCCAGGGCAGCGTCGCCCGGACGGCACCGGTCGCTGTCCCAGCAAATTGCAAGTCGCAATCAATGGCGGCTGTTGGATGAAGGTGCCGGTGGACCAGAAGGACTGTGATGGTGCGGACGGCTTTGAATACAAGGGCGCGTGCTATCTCCCCGTCCTGGCTCGGCCACGTCCTTCCACCTCGGGCCCTGCGGGTCGAGACGGCGGTTCATAG
- a CDS encoding GNAT family N-acetyltransferase, giving the protein MGTVTERDRFLQAYDDELRTDAEVRTADTVERHGPLVVATYAGGRGFVTYRDLGGADAARVAELVGWARRRFESDPAIVEAEWKSRGHDLAPGLHEALVASGFAPDAPESIMIGEAERLVVDVELPDDVVVRRITDEAEVRAASAMQDEVFGGPISKARADDLLARLARGDGTEQWIAEADGVIVSAGRLEPVPGTRFAGIWGGATRPEWRGRGIYRALTARRARSALAQGKTLINSDSTEFSRPILERSGFVKVSTTTPYVWHR; this is encoded by the coding sequence ATGGGCACGGTGACCGAACGCGACCGCTTCCTGCAGGCCTACGACGACGAGCTCCGCACCGACGCGGAGGTGCGCACCGCCGACACCGTGGAGCGGCACGGTCCGCTCGTGGTGGCGACGTATGCCGGCGGCCGCGGGTTCGTCACCTACCGCGACCTGGGCGGGGCGGATGCCGCGCGCGTCGCGGAGCTCGTCGGCTGGGCGCGCCGGAGGTTCGAGAGCGACCCGGCGATCGTCGAGGCGGAGTGGAAGTCACGCGGCCACGATCTCGCCCCCGGCCTCCACGAGGCGCTCGTCGCCAGCGGCTTCGCACCCGACGCGCCCGAGTCGATCATGATCGGCGAGGCCGAGCGGCTCGTCGTCGACGTCGAGCTGCCCGACGACGTCGTGGTGCGCAGGATTACCGACGAAGCCGAGGTGCGGGCTGCGAGCGCCATGCAGGACGAGGTGTTCGGCGGCCCCATCTCGAAGGCTCGCGCCGACGATTTGCTCGCGCGGCTCGCGCGCGGCGACGGCACCGAGCAGTGGATCGCCGAGGCCGACGGCGTGATTGTCAGCGCCGGCCGCCTCGAACCCGTCCCCGGCACCCGGTTCGCTGGCATCTGGGGCGGCGCGACGCGACCCGAGTGGCGCGGCCGGGGCATCTACCGTGCGCTCACGGCCAGGCGCGCGCGTTCGGCACTCGCGCAGGGCAAGACGCTCATCAACAGCGACTCGACCGAGTTCTCACGGCCCATCCTGGAGCGCTCCGGCTTCGTGAAGGTGTCGACGACGACGCCGTACGTCTGGCATCGCTGA
- a CDS encoding right-handed parallel beta-helix repeat-containing protein, whose translation MFRQTLLLLALMGTIGFPVQAKAEPQAEWTRTLYVANNAVDSKSCGAKTSPCRSISQAIDNARNGDRIVVGPGRYGDLNADGDFDDPGDEAAEVFTGCRCMILIDKRLKLESTDGAKATVLDAAGAVLDVVNITANGVVFGGDGKGFTLTGAGMVTDDDGLGLDILAARDVRVIDNIAQGNQDTGFRINGNRQTARKNFSIGNRTGFDCGSDAEGNTIKDNVALANIGNGFAIFGLNDSVVENRSIGNRGQGFLLLSTDASGFEFEENEAIGNRGAGIWVQVGSGFRLRENAFFGNLGEPFAIFPAAPNCGVVNDTGNTVDATRNYWGAPTGPGPDPADDGGRGTVCDRNGRTLVTPFDPTPSLLPLAP comes from the coding sequence ATGTTCAGGCAGACACTCCTGCTACTGGCACTGATGGGCACGATAGGGTTTCCGGTCCAGGCGAAGGCTGAACCCCAGGCGGAATGGACGAGGACGCTCTACGTCGCCAACAACGCGGTCGACAGCAAGAGCTGTGGCGCGAAGACGAGCCCCTGCCGCTCCATCAGCCAGGCCATCGACAACGCTCGCAACGGAGACCGCATCGTCGTCGGCCCCGGCCGCTATGGAGACCTGAACGCCGATGGGGACTTCGACGACCCGGGTGACGAGGCCGCCGAGGTGTTCACGGGTTGCAGGTGCATGATTCTCATCGACAAGCGCCTCAAGCTTGAATCGACGGACGGCGCGAAGGCCACCGTGCTCGATGCGGCCGGGGCCGTGCTGGATGTCGTCAACATCACCGCGAACGGCGTCGTCTTCGGTGGAGATGGGAAGGGCTTCACCCTGACGGGAGCGGGCATGGTCACAGACGACGACGGCCTCGGGCTGGACATCCTGGCGGCTCGCGACGTGCGCGTGATTGACAACATTGCCCAGGGGAACCAGGACACCGGCTTTCGCATCAATGGCAACCGTCAGACAGCCCGGAAGAACTTCTCCATCGGCAATAGGACGGGCTTCGATTGCGGGTCCGATGCGGAAGGAAACACCATCAAGGACAACGTTGCCCTCGCCAATATCGGCAATGGCTTCGCCATCTTCGGACTGAACGACTCGGTCGTGGAGAACAGGTCCATTGGCAACAGGGGCCAGGGGTTCCTGCTCCTCTCCACGGACGCCTCGGGCTTCGAGTTCGAGGAGAACGAAGCCATCGGCAACAGGGGAGCGGGTATCTGGGTGCAGGTGGGCTCGGGGTTCCGCCTCCGCGAGAACGCCTTCTTCGGCAACCTGGGCGAGCCGTTCGCCATCTTCCCGGCGGCTCCCAACTGTGGCGTGGTCAATGACACCGGCAATACTGTCGATGCGACCCGCAACTACTGGGGGGCGCCCACTGGACCCGGCCCGGACCCGGCCGATGACGGGGGACGGGGGACGGTCTGCGACCGGAATGGCAGGACGCTCGTGACGCCCTTCGACCCCACGCCGAGCCTGCTTCCTCTCGCTCCCTGA